The following proteins come from a genomic window of Malus domestica chromosome 02, GDT2T_hap1:
- the LOC103404909 gene encoding growth-regulating factor 1 isoform X2 produces the protein MDFGVMGLEGLVGPDAGGGEAAENVGDGSGSASAKQQRSWPAEDDWRDSKMLKNEDLNSPKTMPLQYQGTPLLRSNSQLLPPPAESHRQEQMLSFSNNKSESFLNRDRDFAYYQRNPTPIPSPYPRNAGSPGYGSLNLSMHGTFTGARGPFTPSQWIELEHQALIYKYMTSNVPVPSNLLIPIKKSLYPYGLSGPSNPTSTWGAYHLGFSGNNDPEPGRCRRTDGKKWRCSRDAVADQKYCERHINRGRHRSRKPVEGQPGQAVSGTSNSKRVPMNSSMSTSVMPSSGVSSSLTTAQQQFKSLQPAVAVNPSADAFVNRMQGQQGVSVMSAPTLKPKSNKSTYNIGKQEFLVEEASQAEFGLVSTDSLLNPSHRNSYISKDFSGSFLHFGDQDTQDHHPLRQFMDDWPKDQSCHSVSTWPEEVKSDWTQLSMSIPMASSEFSSSSSSPKHEKLALSPLRLSREFEPAQMNLGISNDISESSQKQTNWIPIAWGNSMGGPLGEVLTKTTSGGSKICINSKSPLGLLNEGWDGSPQLGSSPTGVLQKSTFCSLSNSSSGSSPRGGENKKSSLDVASIYDDVPGSTFASSSVPSL, from the exons ATGGATTTTGGGGTGATGGGTTTGGAGGGTTTGGTGGGTCCCGACGCCGGAGGAGGAGAGGCAGCGGAAAATGTTGGTGACGGATCTGGCTCCGCCTCCGCCAAGCAGCAAAGATCTTGGCCGGCGGAGGACGACTGGAGGGACTCAAAAATGCTGAAAAACGAAGACTTGAATTCCCCCAAGACAATGCCATTGCAGTACCAGGGGACTCCTCTGCTGAGATCTAATTCTCAACTGCTTCCACCTCCAGCTGAGTCTCACAGGCAGGAGCAAATGCTGAGCTTTTCCAACAACAAATCAGAAAGCTTTCTCAACAGAGATAGAGACTTTGCCTACTACCAGAGGAATCCCACTCCCATTCCCTCTCCTTACCCAAGGAATGCAGGCTCACCag GTTATGGAAGCTTGAATCTGAGCATGCATGGGACTTTTACTGGGGCTAGAGGACCCTTCACTCCTTCTCAGTGGATTGAGCTGGAGCACCAGGCCTTGATCTACAAGTACATGACTTCAAATGTGCCTGTCCCTTCCAATCTGCTCATACCTATCAAGAAATCCCTCTACCCTTATGGCTTGTCTGGTCCGTCTAATCCCACCTCAA CGTGGGGCGCTTACCATCTGGGATTTTCTGGCAACAATGATCCTGAACCTGGGAGGTGTCGCCGAACAGATGGGAAGAAATGGCGTTGCTCGAGAGATGCTGTTGCAGATCAGAAGTATTGTGAAAGGCACATCAACAGGGGACGCCATCGTTCAAGAAAGCCTGTGGAAGGCCAGCCTGGCCAGGCCGTCTCTGGGACCAGTAATTCAAAGAGGGTACCTATGAATTCGTCAATGTCAACGTCAGTGATGCCAAGCAGTGGTGTATCCAGCAGCCTCACGACCGCACAGCAGCAATTCAAAAGCTTGCAGCCTGCTGTTGCTGTCAATCCTTCTGCAGATGCCTTTGTCAACAG GATGCAGGGTCAACAGGGAGTTTCCGTGATGTCTGCCCCTACCCTTAAGCCGAAATCCAACAAGTCTACTTATAACATTGGGAAACAAGAATTCCTAGTGGAAGAAGCCTCCCAAGCAGAGTTTGGACTTGTTTCCACTGATTCACTTCTCAACCCTTCACATAGGAACTCTTACATTTCTAAAGACTTTAGTGGTTCTTTCCTACACTTTGGTGATCAAGATACTCAAGACCATCATCCGCTTCGCCAGTTCATGGATGATTGGCCCAAGGACCAATCCTGTCACTCAGTCTCTACTTGGCCTGAAGAAGTAAAATCAGACTGGACTCAGCTATCAATGTCAATTCCTATGGCATCCTCGGAGTTCTCATCATCCTCTTCCTCGCCAAAGCATGAGAAACTTGCGCTCTCACCGCTGAGGCTATCCCGGGAGTTTGAGCCTGCCCAAATGAATTTGGGAATAAGCAATGACATTAGCGAATCAAGCCAGAAGCAAACTAACTGGATACCTATCGCTTGGGGAAATTCAATGGGGGGTCCTTTAGGAGAGGTCCTAACCAAAACCACCAGTGGTGGCAGCAAGATCTGCATTAACTCAAAATCCCCACTTGGCCTCTTAAATGAAGGGTGGGATGGCAGCCCTCAGTTGGGATCTTCCCCAACTGGCGTCTTGCAGAAGTCAACTTTCTGTTCGCTTTCAAACAGCAGCTCAGGGAGCAGCCCGAGAGGAGGTGAGAACAAGAAGAGTAGTCTTGACGTGGCGAGCATTTATGATGACGTGCCAGGTTCAACCTTTGCAAGTTCCTCAGTTCCATCCCTGTAA
- the LOC103404909 gene encoding growth-regulating factor 1 isoform X1, which yields MDFGVMGLEGLVGPDAGGGEAAENVGDGSGSASAKQQRSWPAEDDWRDSKMLKNEDLNSPKTMPLQYQGTPLLRSNSQLLPPPAESHRQEQMLSFSNNKSESFLNRDRDFAYYQRNPTPIPSPYPRNAGSPGYGSLNLSMHGTFTGARGPFTPSQWIELEHQALIYKYMTSNVPVPSNLLIPIKKSLYPYGLSGPSNPTSIAWGAYHLGFSGNNDPEPGRCRRTDGKKWRCSRDAVADQKYCERHINRGRHRSRKPVEGQPGQAVSGTSNSKRVPMNSSMSTSVMPSSGVSSSLTTAQQQFKSLQPAVAVNPSADAFVNRMQGQQGVSVMSAPTLKPKSNKSTYNIGKQEFLVEEASQAEFGLVSTDSLLNPSHRNSYISKDFSGSFLHFGDQDTQDHHPLRQFMDDWPKDQSCHSVSTWPEEVKSDWTQLSMSIPMASSEFSSSSSSPKHEKLALSPLRLSREFEPAQMNLGISNDISESSQKQTNWIPIAWGNSMGGPLGEVLTKTTSGGSKICINSKSPLGLLNEGWDGSPQLGSSPTGVLQKSTFCSLSNSSSGSSPRGGENKKSSLDVASIYDDVPGSTFASSSVPSL from the exons ATGGATTTTGGGGTGATGGGTTTGGAGGGTTTGGTGGGTCCCGACGCCGGAGGAGGAGAGGCAGCGGAAAATGTTGGTGACGGATCTGGCTCCGCCTCCGCCAAGCAGCAAAGATCTTGGCCGGCGGAGGACGACTGGAGGGACTCAAAAATGCTGAAAAACGAAGACTTGAATTCCCCCAAGACAATGCCATTGCAGTACCAGGGGACTCCTCTGCTGAGATCTAATTCTCAACTGCTTCCACCTCCAGCTGAGTCTCACAGGCAGGAGCAAATGCTGAGCTTTTCCAACAACAAATCAGAAAGCTTTCTCAACAGAGATAGAGACTTTGCCTACTACCAGAGGAATCCCACTCCCATTCCCTCTCCTTACCCAAGGAATGCAGGCTCACCag GTTATGGAAGCTTGAATCTGAGCATGCATGGGACTTTTACTGGGGCTAGAGGACCCTTCACTCCTTCTCAGTGGATTGAGCTGGAGCACCAGGCCTTGATCTACAAGTACATGACTTCAAATGTGCCTGTCCCTTCCAATCTGCTCATACCTATCAAGAAATCCCTCTACCCTTATGGCTTGTCTGGTCCGTCTAATCCCACCTCAA TAGCGTGGGGCGCTTACCATCTGGGATTTTCTGGCAACAATGATCCTGAACCTGGGAGGTGTCGCCGAACAGATGGGAAGAAATGGCGTTGCTCGAGAGATGCTGTTGCAGATCAGAAGTATTGTGAAAGGCACATCAACAGGGGACGCCATCGTTCAAGAAAGCCTGTGGAAGGCCAGCCTGGCCAGGCCGTCTCTGGGACCAGTAATTCAAAGAGGGTACCTATGAATTCGTCAATGTCAACGTCAGTGATGCCAAGCAGTGGTGTATCCAGCAGCCTCACGACCGCACAGCAGCAATTCAAAAGCTTGCAGCCTGCTGTTGCTGTCAATCCTTCTGCAGATGCCTTTGTCAACAG GATGCAGGGTCAACAGGGAGTTTCCGTGATGTCTGCCCCTACCCTTAAGCCGAAATCCAACAAGTCTACTTATAACATTGGGAAACAAGAATTCCTAGTGGAAGAAGCCTCCCAAGCAGAGTTTGGACTTGTTTCCACTGATTCACTTCTCAACCCTTCACATAGGAACTCTTACATTTCTAAAGACTTTAGTGGTTCTTTCCTACACTTTGGTGATCAAGATACTCAAGACCATCATCCGCTTCGCCAGTTCATGGATGATTGGCCCAAGGACCAATCCTGTCACTCAGTCTCTACTTGGCCTGAAGAAGTAAAATCAGACTGGACTCAGCTATCAATGTCAATTCCTATGGCATCCTCGGAGTTCTCATCATCCTCTTCCTCGCCAAAGCATGAGAAACTTGCGCTCTCACCGCTGAGGCTATCCCGGGAGTTTGAGCCTGCCCAAATGAATTTGGGAATAAGCAATGACATTAGCGAATCAAGCCAGAAGCAAACTAACTGGATACCTATCGCTTGGGGAAATTCAATGGGGGGTCCTTTAGGAGAGGTCCTAACCAAAACCACCAGTGGTGGCAGCAAGATCTGCATTAACTCAAAATCCCCACTTGGCCTCTTAAATGAAGGGTGGGATGGCAGCCCTCAGTTGGGATCTTCCCCAACTGGCGTCTTGCAGAAGTCAACTTTCTGTTCGCTTTCAAACAGCAGCTCAGGGAGCAGCCCGAGAGGAGGTGAGAACAAGAAGAGTAGTCTTGACGTGGCGAGCATTTATGATGACGTGCCAGGTTCAACCTTTGCAAGTTCCTCAGTTCCATCCCTGTAA
- the LOC103404909 gene encoding growth-regulating factor 1 isoform X3, with translation MDFGVMGLEGLVGPDAGGGEAAENVGDGSGSASAKQQRSWPAEDDWRDSKMLKNEDLNSPKTMPLQYQGTPLLRSNSQLLPPPAESHRQEQMLSFSNNKSESFLNRDRDFAYYQRNPTPIPSPYPRNAGSPGYGSLNLSMHGTFTGARGPFTPSQWIELEHQALIYKYMTSNVPVPSNLLIPIKKSLYPYGLSVAWGAYHLGFSGNNDPEPGRCRRTDGKKWRCSRDAVADQKYCERHINRGRHRSRKPVEGQPGQAVSGTSNSKRVPMNSSMSTSVMPSSGVSSSLTTAQQQFKSLQPAVAVNPSADAFVNRMQGQQGVSVMSAPTLKPKSNKSTYNIGKQEFLVEEASQAEFGLVSTDSLLNPSHRNSYISKDFSGSFLHFGDQDTQDHHPLRQFMDDWPKDQSCHSVSTWPEEVKSDWTQLSMSIPMASSEFSSSSSSPKHEKLALSPLRLSREFEPAQMNLGISNDISESSQKQTNWIPIAWGNSMGGPLGEVLTKTTSGGSKICINSKSPLGLLNEGWDGSPQLGSSPTGVLQKSTFCSLSNSSSGSSPRGGENKKSSLDVASIYDDVPGSTFASSSVPSL, from the exons ATGGATTTTGGGGTGATGGGTTTGGAGGGTTTGGTGGGTCCCGACGCCGGAGGAGGAGAGGCAGCGGAAAATGTTGGTGACGGATCTGGCTCCGCCTCCGCCAAGCAGCAAAGATCTTGGCCGGCGGAGGACGACTGGAGGGACTCAAAAATGCTGAAAAACGAAGACTTGAATTCCCCCAAGACAATGCCATTGCAGTACCAGGGGACTCCTCTGCTGAGATCTAATTCTCAACTGCTTCCACCTCCAGCTGAGTCTCACAGGCAGGAGCAAATGCTGAGCTTTTCCAACAACAAATCAGAAAGCTTTCTCAACAGAGATAGAGACTTTGCCTACTACCAGAGGAATCCCACTCCCATTCCCTCTCCTTACCCAAGGAATGCAGGCTCACCag GTTATGGAAGCTTGAATCTGAGCATGCATGGGACTTTTACTGGGGCTAGAGGACCCTTCACTCCTTCTCAGTGGATTGAGCTGGAGCACCAGGCCTTGATCTACAAGTACATGACTTCAAATGTGCCTGTCCCTTCCAATCTGCTCATACCTATCAAGAAATCCCTCTACCCTTATGGCTTGTCTG TAGCGTGGGGCGCTTACCATCTGGGATTTTCTGGCAACAATGATCCTGAACCTGGGAGGTGTCGCCGAACAGATGGGAAGAAATGGCGTTGCTCGAGAGATGCTGTTGCAGATCAGAAGTATTGTGAAAGGCACATCAACAGGGGACGCCATCGTTCAAGAAAGCCTGTGGAAGGCCAGCCTGGCCAGGCCGTCTCTGGGACCAGTAATTCAAAGAGGGTACCTATGAATTCGTCAATGTCAACGTCAGTGATGCCAAGCAGTGGTGTATCCAGCAGCCTCACGACCGCACAGCAGCAATTCAAAAGCTTGCAGCCTGCTGTTGCTGTCAATCCTTCTGCAGATGCCTTTGTCAACAG GATGCAGGGTCAACAGGGAGTTTCCGTGATGTCTGCCCCTACCCTTAAGCCGAAATCCAACAAGTCTACTTATAACATTGGGAAACAAGAATTCCTAGTGGAAGAAGCCTCCCAAGCAGAGTTTGGACTTGTTTCCACTGATTCACTTCTCAACCCTTCACATAGGAACTCTTACATTTCTAAAGACTTTAGTGGTTCTTTCCTACACTTTGGTGATCAAGATACTCAAGACCATCATCCGCTTCGCCAGTTCATGGATGATTGGCCCAAGGACCAATCCTGTCACTCAGTCTCTACTTGGCCTGAAGAAGTAAAATCAGACTGGACTCAGCTATCAATGTCAATTCCTATGGCATCCTCGGAGTTCTCATCATCCTCTTCCTCGCCAAAGCATGAGAAACTTGCGCTCTCACCGCTGAGGCTATCCCGGGAGTTTGAGCCTGCCCAAATGAATTTGGGAATAAGCAATGACATTAGCGAATCAAGCCAGAAGCAAACTAACTGGATACCTATCGCTTGGGGAAATTCAATGGGGGGTCCTTTAGGAGAGGTCCTAACCAAAACCACCAGTGGTGGCAGCAAGATCTGCATTAACTCAAAATCCCCACTTGGCCTCTTAAATGAAGGGTGGGATGGCAGCCCTCAGTTGGGATCTTCCCCAACTGGCGTCTTGCAGAAGTCAACTTTCTGTTCGCTTTCAAACAGCAGCTCAGGGAGCAGCCCGAGAGGAGGTGAGAACAAGAAGAGTAGTCTTGACGTGGCGAGCATTTATGATGACGTGCCAGGTTCAACCTTTGCAAGTTCCTCAGTTCCATCCCTGTAA